A portion of the Halogeometricum sp. S1BR25-6 genome contains these proteins:
- a CDS encoding MBL fold metallo-hydrolase has product MTRGDVSAVPGAKDVHYVDTGMYDTDQYGSVYILDAERPAFVDTGIGTNHEYLLDALDELDIAREDVAYVLPTHVHLDHAGGAGFLAEACPNATVLTHEIGVPHLVDPERLVEGTKAAVGRQWEYYVEPEPVPEDRIEPLSDGDEIDLGDRTLSVIEAPGHAPHQTMFLDSADDVLFAGDAAGIYVPQKEEVRQTSPPSQFDLEQCLTDVRTIEEMEPDVLCFGHFGPVEYDEALMESYKRTLVEWVEAVRQKRAELGDDEAVVEHFAEHTQMAEVWGERKAGEEEKLNARGVLGYLDYQAKQE; this is encoded by the coding sequence ATGACACGCGGCGACGTTTCGGCGGTGCCCGGCGCGAAGGACGTCCACTACGTCGACACCGGGATGTACGACACCGACCAGTACGGGTCGGTGTACATCCTCGACGCCGAGCGACCGGCGTTCGTCGACACCGGCATCGGGACGAATCACGAGTACCTCCTCGACGCCCTCGACGAACTCGACATCGCCCGCGAGGACGTGGCGTACGTCCTGCCGACGCACGTCCACCTCGACCACGCGGGTGGCGCCGGATTCCTCGCCGAGGCGTGCCCGAACGCGACGGTGCTGACCCACGAAATCGGCGTTCCGCACCTCGTCGACCCCGAGCGACTCGTCGAGGGAACGAAGGCTGCCGTCGGCCGGCAGTGGGAGTACTACGTCGAACCCGAACCGGTGCCCGAGGACCGCATCGAACCGCTGAGCGACGGCGACGAAATCGACCTGGGCGACCGGACGCTGTCGGTGATAGAAGCGCCGGGGCACGCCCCCCACCAGACGATGTTCCTCGATTCGGCCGACGACGTGCTGTTCGCCGGCGACGCGGCGGGCATCTACGTCCCGCAGAAAGAGGAAGTCAGACAGACGTCGCCGCCCTCGCAGTTCGACTTAGAGCAGTGCCTGACGGACGTGCGGACCATCGAGGAGATGGAACCCGACGTCCTCTGCTTCGGCCACTTCGGCCCCGTCGAGTACGACGAGGCGCTGATGGAGTCGTACAAACGGACGCTCGTGGAGTGGGTGGAAGCGGTTCGGCAGAAGCGGGCGGAACTCGGCGACGACGAGGCCGTGGTCGAGCACTTCGCGGAACACACGCAGATGGCCGAAGTGTGGGGCGAACGCAAGGCCGGCGAGGAGGAGAAACTGAACGCGCGCGGCGTCCTCGGCTATCTGGACTATCAGGCGAAACAGGAGTAG
- the serS gene encoding serine--tRNA ligase: protein MISRQFLRENPETVREALRNKGIEDVDLERVLEVDEEWRSLKKEGDDLRHERNETSSKIGDLKAEGKDEEAQEAIERSQELKSELGEVESRADELEAELEEKLLELPQIPHEDVPVGDDESDNVERRREGFDDLRALPDEVIPHYDIGEDLDILDFERGAKVTGGGFYFAKGDGARLEHALIQFMMDVHREQGYVDVFPPIPVNSRSMVGTGQFPKFTDDAYRIGESNEEEWDDEDLWLLPTAEVPVTNMYRDEILLNDDLPVKHQAYTPNFRREAGEHGTETRGIVRVHQFNKVEMVNFVRPEESYERFDELLDDAEEVLRRLGLPYRILEMCTGDLGFTQAKKYDIEVWAPGDDMDDGPEEGGRWLEVSSVSNFEDFQARRAGLRYRPERHESAEYLHTLNGSGLAIPRVVVAILEYYQNDDGTVTVPEALQSYMGGLETMEGHDPVGESAVGAGKRD, encoded by the coding sequence ATGATAAGCAGGCAGTTCCTCCGCGAGAACCCGGAGACGGTTCGGGAGGCGCTCCGGAACAAGGGCATCGAGGACGTGGACTTAGAGCGCGTCCTCGAAGTGGACGAGGAGTGGCGGTCGCTGAAGAAGGAGGGCGACGACTTGCGGCACGAGCGCAACGAGACGTCCTCGAAGATAGGCGACCTGAAGGCCGAGGGGAAGGACGAAGAGGCGCAGGAAGCCATCGAGCGCTCCCAAGAGCTGAAATCGGAGTTGGGCGAGGTGGAGTCGCGCGCGGACGAACTCGAAGCCGAGTTGGAGGAGAAACTGCTCGAACTCCCGCAGATTCCGCACGAGGACGTGCCCGTCGGCGACGACGAGTCGGACAACGTCGAACGTCGCCGCGAGGGGTTCGACGACCTGCGCGCGTTGCCCGACGAGGTGATTCCGCACTACGACATCGGCGAGGACCTCGACATCCTCGACTTCGAACGCGGCGCGAAGGTCACCGGCGGCGGCTTCTACTTCGCGAAGGGCGACGGCGCGCGCCTCGAACACGCCCTCATCCAGTTCATGATGGACGTCCACCGCGAACAGGGCTACGTCGACGTCTTCCCGCCGATTCCGGTCAACTCGCGGTCGATGGTCGGCACCGGCCAGTTCCCGAAGTTCACCGACGACGCCTACCGCATCGGCGAGTCCAACGAGGAGGAGTGGGACGACGAGGACCTGTGGTTGCTCCCCACCGCGGAGGTGCCGGTCACGAACATGTACCGCGACGAGATTCTCTTGAACGACGACTTGCCGGTGAAACACCAGGCGTACACGCCCAACTTCCGGCGCGAGGCGGGCGAGCACGGGACCGAGACCAGAGGAATCGTCCGCGTCCACCAGTTCAACAAGGTAGAGATGGTCAACTTCGTCCGCCCCGAGGAGTCCTACGAGCGGTTCGACGAACTGCTGGACGACGCCGAGGAGGTGCTCCGCCGTCTCGGACTCCCGTACCGCATCCTAGAGATGTGCACGGGCGACCTCGGGTTCACCCAGGCGAAGAAGTACGACATCGAGGTGTGGGCGCCCGGCGACGACATGGACGACGGCCCCGAGGAGGGCGGCCGGTGGCTGGAGGTGTCGTCGGTGTCGAACTTCGAGGACTTCCAGGCGCGCCGCGCGGGTCTGCGTTACCGCCCGGAGCGACACGAGTCGGCGGAGTACCTGCACACCCTGAACGGGTCGGGCCTCGCCATCCCGCGGGTCGTCGTCGCCATCCTGGAGTACTACCAGAACGACGACGGCACCGTCACCGTCCCCGAGGCGCTTCAGTCCTACATGGGCGGTCTGGAAACCATGGAAGGGCACGACCCGGTCGGCGAGTCGGCGGTCGGCGCGGGCAAGCGCGACTGA
- a CDS encoding family 43 glycosylhydrolase — protein sequence MHRTVDRRAFLAAVAAVSGGCLDGATPEHSDATSARSGTGTSEDGEDAREGPNATYRNPVFEEVFADPTVVEADDAFYAYATYHPWGGARESSRLIPVARSTDLVNWSDAGAAFASMPDWRDADGLGLWAPDAARFGGRYVLYYSYARFGDPNPGIGVAVSPSPAGPFEDRGELLRSDGIGVPNSIDPCLVREGGTPFLFWGSKRGIYGVRLAPDGLSVADDPFQVAGDGVEAPFLVKRNGRYYFFGSRGTCCAGADSTYHVVVGRSESLRGPYRNREGTPLTEASGTTILRGDDAFAGPGHNAVVRDHAGDDWLLYHAYERSNPWTGNGDVPRRVPMLDRLDWRDGWPRVRSGTPSRTAPVPRAGGNTSGASRFRPETPRR from the coding sequence GTGCACCGCACCGTCGACCGCAGGGCGTTCCTCGCCGCTGTCGCCGCCGTGAGCGGCGGTTGTCTCGACGGCGCTACGCCCGAACACTCTGATGCGACGTCCGCACGCTCGGGAACGGGTACGAGCGAGGACGGTGAGGACGCGCGGGAGGGCCCGAACGCGACGTACCGGAACCCGGTGTTCGAGGAGGTGTTCGCGGACCCCACCGTCGTCGAGGCCGACGACGCCTTCTACGCCTACGCGACGTACCATCCGTGGGGCGGCGCGCGCGAGTCCTCGCGGCTGATTCCCGTCGCCCGGTCGACCGACCTCGTGAACTGGTCGGACGCCGGCGCGGCGTTCGCGTCGATGCCCGACTGGCGGGACGCCGACGGGTTGGGGCTGTGGGCGCCCGACGCCGCTCGTTTCGGCGGACGGTACGTCCTCTACTACTCGTACGCGCGGTTCGGCGACCCCAACCCCGGCATCGGCGTCGCCGTCTCGCCGTCGCCGGCGGGACCGTTCGAGGACCGCGGCGAACTGCTCAGGAGCGACGGAATCGGCGTGCCGAACTCCATCGACCCCTGCCTGGTCCGCGAGGGCGGAACGCCGTTCCTGTTCTGGGGGAGCAAGCGGGGTATCTACGGCGTCCGCCTCGCGCCGGACGGTCTCTCGGTCGCGGACGACCCGTTTCAGGTAGCCGGCGACGGCGTCGAAGCGCCGTTCCTCGTGAAACGGAACGGCCGCTACTACTTCTTCGGGTCGCGCGGCACCTGCTGCGCCGGCGCGGACAGCACCTACCACGTCGTCGTCGGGCGGTCCGAGTCGCTCCGTGGGCCGTATCGGAACCGGGAGGGGACGCCGCTGACGGAGGCGTCAGGGACGACTATCCTCCGCGGCGACGACGCGTTCGCCGGCCCCGGACACAACGCCGTCGTGCGCGACCACGCCGGCGACGATTGGCTCCTCTATCACGCCTACGAGCGCTCGAACCCGTGGACGGGGAACGGCGACGTCCCCCGACGCGTCCCCATGCTCGACCGACTGGACTGGCGCGACGGGTGGCCGCGGGTGCGGTCGGGAACGCCCTCGCGGACCGCGCCGGTTCCGCGCGCCGGCGGGAACACCTCGGGTGCGAGTCGTTTCCGTCCCGAAACGCCGAGGAGATAA
- a CDS encoding TIGR00341 family protein: protein MRLVQVMVPTGKRDTILQTLDEEGIDYAVSDETSGRGYTALVSFPLPAQAVEPVLAELRDVGIERDAYTVVVDAETVVSKRFQDLEEKYEEENEDSDRIAREELAANANELAPPFPSFLLMTIVSAVVATAGVLLDSPAVVVGSMVIAPLVGPAMSASVGTVIDDREMALRGIKLQAIGVAVAIAAAAIFAVLLRALGIVPMTAEEVFALGEVHERLAPDVLSLVIALGAGAAGAAAISSGVSAALVGVMIAAALVPPIAVVGVALAWGHPVAMLGPLVLVLVNILSINFVALMVLWQMGYRPQLWFREDEARSATVSRVATIGAILLILSTVLFGVTYGTYRTSTFEQETQSAIVSDLPEDASLVSMNVEYEGFPFQTPSRVVVTVGYPPGGNPPMLGDDIRPLIDELAPEPLGPLGSRDVTVEVRYIAVDDP from the coding sequence GTGCGACTCGTACAGGTGATGGTGCCGACCGGCAAGCGCGACACGATTCTGCAGACGTTGGACGAGGAGGGCATCGACTACGCCGTCTCCGACGAGACGAGCGGACGCGGCTACACGGCGCTCGTCTCGTTTCCCCTCCCGGCGCAGGCCGTCGAACCCGTGTTGGCGGAGCTTCGCGACGTAGGTATCGAGCGCGACGCCTACACCGTGGTCGTGGACGCCGAGACGGTCGTCTCCAAGCGGTTCCAGGACCTCGAAGAGAAGTACGAAGAGGAGAACGAGGACTCGGACCGAATCGCCCGCGAGGAACTCGCCGCCAACGCCAACGAGTTGGCGCCGCCGTTCCCCTCGTTCCTCCTGATGACTATCGTGAGCGCCGTGGTCGCCACCGCGGGCGTCCTCCTCGACTCGCCCGCCGTCGTCGTCGGGTCGATGGTCATCGCCCCGCTCGTCGGTCCCGCGATGTCGGCCAGCGTCGGCACGGTCATCGACGACCGCGAGATGGCGCTCCGCGGCATCAAACTACAGGCCATCGGCGTCGCCGTCGCCATCGCGGCGGCGGCCATCTTCGCCGTGCTGTTGCGTGCGCTCGGCATCGTCCCGATGACGGCCGAGGAGGTGTTCGCGCTCGGAGAGGTGCACGAGCGACTCGCGCCCGACGTCCTGTCGCTCGTCATCGCCCTCGGCGCGGGCGCGGCGGGCGCCGCTGCCATCTCCTCGGGCGTCTCGGCCGCCCTCGTCGGCGTTATGATCGCCGCGGCGTTGGTACCGCCCATCGCCGTCGTCGGCGTCGCCCTCGCGTGGGGCCACCCCGTCGCGATGCTGGGACCGCTCGTTTTGGTCCTCGTGAACATCCTCTCCATCAACTTCGTCGCCCTGATGGTGCTGTGGCAGATGGGCTACCGCCCGCAACTGTGGTTTCGCGAGGACGAGGCGCGGTCGGCGACGGTGTCGCGGGTGGCGACCATCGGCGCCATCCTCCTCATTCTGTCGACGGTGCTCTTCGGCGTCACCTACGGCACCTACCGGACGTCGACGTTCGAGCAGGAGACGCAGAGCGCCATCGTGAGCGACCTCCCGGAGGACGCCTCGCTCGTGTCGATGAACGTCGAGTACGAGGGCTTCCCGTTCCAGACGCCGAGTCGCGTCGTCGTCACCGTCGGCTACCCGCCGGGCGGTAACCCGCCGATGCTCGGCGACGATATCCGCCCGCTCATCGACGAACTCGCCCCCGAACCGCTTGGACCGCTCGGGAGCCGCGACGTGACCGTCGAAGTGCGCTACATCGCGGTCGACGACCCCTGA
- a CDS encoding nuclear transport factor 2 family protein yields the protein MDAQDSAEVGDEANEARTDGEAVVRGYYEAVDAGEYDKLAALLVPEFVHDRPDRTLSDRETFVSFMREDRPEKDTRHDVTAVYRAVGGDGDRDEDGDVPAEGWVARGRLVGADGRVRFEFADAFSLSADGVTRIETFVREG from the coding sequence ATGGACGCGCAGGACTCCGCGGAAGTCGGAGACGAGGCGAACGAAGCGCGGACGGACGGCGAGGCGGTCGTCCGAGGCTACTACGAGGCTGTCGACGCCGGGGAGTACGACAAACTCGCGGCGCTGCTCGTCCCCGAGTTCGTCCACGACCGGCCCGACCGGACGCTGTCGGACCGCGAGACGTTCGTCTCGTTCATGCGCGAGGACCGTCCCGAGAAGGACACGAGACACGACGTGACGGCGGTGTACCGCGCCGTCGGCGGCGACGGAGACAGGGACGAGGATGGGGACGTCCCGGCGGAGGGCTGGGTCGCCCGCGGCCGACTCGTCGGCGCGGACGGGCGCGTCCGCTTCGAGTTCGCGGACGCCTTCTCCCTGAGCGCCGACGGCGTGACGCGCATCGAGACGTTCGTCCGCGAGGGGTGA
- a CDS encoding DUF5518 domain-containing protein gives MNTDWRAVGVGFLLILVVGAVGLTVPVLGQIGAGLIGGFAAGYLAGGGLGDGAWNGLLAGSVSGIVLTLLLSVLGGALGLAGGPLGAFLGGAGVLLVGLFATLLFAVDSAIAGAVGAWVKGR, from the coding sequence ATGAACACGGACTGGCGCGCCGTCGGCGTCGGCTTCCTCCTGATACTGGTCGTCGGCGCCGTCGGCCTCACGGTACCGGTGCTCGGACAGATAGGCGCGGGTCTCATCGGCGGGTTCGCCGCGGGCTACCTCGCCGGCGGGGGCCTCGGCGACGGCGCGTGGAACGGCCTCCTCGCGGGGTCCGTCTCCGGAATCGTCCTCACCCTCCTCCTGAGCGTCCTCGGCGGCGCCCTCGGACTCGCCGGCGGCCCCCTCGGGGCGTTCCTCGGCGGCGCGGGCGTCCTCCTCGTTGGCCTGTTCGCCACCCTCCTGTTCGCCGTCGACAGCGCGATAGCGGGCGCCGTCGGCGCGTGGGTGAAGGGGCGCTGA
- a CDS encoding NOG1 family protein, whose amino-acid sequence MIFESLPTTPRSEELIDKAFSRAARSGRAKSGLEAQESMLQTASSILSDNLENVVTQWPDFGTVDPFYYELADAIVDVDEVRKSLSEVTWASRQVAEIRREYQSKMRKSNPDTARKHRKQAFARMADIVEEVEDDLLRIGEARDSLKGLPDIRPDEPAIVVAGYPNVGKSSFVNRVTRASNEIARYPFTTKGVQIGHFEHDRVRYQIIDTPGLLDRPEEDRNDIEKQAVSALEHLADAVLFVVDASGACGYPLDAQEELRDAVEARFAERDVPVLTVCNKSDRSTDAEADYFMSIETDEGVEDVLDAAVAAVDWTPDIPPSRQE is encoded by the coding sequence ATGATTTTCGAGTCCCTTCCGACGACGCCGCGGTCGGAGGAACTTATCGACAAGGCGTTCTCGCGCGCGGCCCGGTCCGGTCGGGCGAAGTCCGGGTTGGAAGCCCAGGAGTCGATGCTCCAGACGGCCTCCTCCATCCTCTCGGACAACCTTGAGAACGTCGTCACCCAGTGGCCCGACTTCGGCACCGTCGACCCGTTCTACTACGAACTCGCCGACGCCATCGTCGACGTGGACGAAGTCCGCAAGAGTCTCTCGGAGGTGACGTGGGCGAGCCGTCAAGTCGCCGAGATTCGCCGCGAGTACCAATCGAAGATGCGGAAGTCCAACCCCGACACGGCGCGGAAACACCGCAAGCAGGCGTTCGCTCGCATGGCGGACATCGTCGAGGAAGTCGAGGACGACCTGCTCCGCATCGGCGAGGCGCGCGACTCGCTGAAGGGACTGCCCGACATCCGCCCGGACGAACCAGCCATCGTCGTCGCCGGCTACCCGAACGTCGGCAAATCGTCGTTCGTCAACCGCGTCACCCGCGCCTCGAACGAAATCGCGCGCTACCCGTTCACGACGAAAGGAGTTCAAATCGGTCACTTCGAGCACGACCGGGTTCGCTACCAGATTATCGACACGCCCGGTCTCCTCGACCGGCCCGAGGAGGACCGGAACGACATCGAGAAGCAGGCCGTCAGCGCCCTCGAACACCTCGCGGACGCCGTCCTGTTCGTCGTCGACGCCAGCGGCGCCTGCGGCTACCCGCTCGACGCGCAGGAGGAACTTCGAGACGCCGTCGAGGCGCGGTTCGCCGAGCGAGACGTGCCCGTTCTCACCGTCTGCAACAAGAGCGACCGCTCGACGGACGCGGAGGCGGACTACTTCATGAGCATTGAGACGGACGAGGGCGTTGAGGACGTGTTGGATGCGGCCGTCGCCGCCGTCGACTGGACGCCCGACATCCCGCCGTCGCGGCAGGAGTGA
- a CDS encoding BCCT family transporter → MSDAGKGRIEEFREEIDPTVFLFGALLTVGVIVAFFVSPNAVENGISSLNDTLLGMFNWALLLIVFLVVVFLLFLIVGPWGSIKLGDVSPEYSFFSFFSMIYSAGFAAGVVFWGPTEALFYYASPSPLFGGVEGGSAEAMTIAVQQTMFHWALPQLAVFTIMGIAIGYFAYNYENVPLRVSSALTPIIGADNLDGPAAKVVDILAVFATIGGVATSLGFIGSQFVTGLDYQWGISMGNLGILLVVTFMTLLFTTSMVLGVDKGIRRLSNFNMILFVVLMVSTFLVGPTLFLLLLGTQAFGGMLSDFVSMSLFTGAGPMGAGNPEATNWMNAWTVFYWAWALSWSPFAGLFIARISKGRTVREVAFTGIVATSAATIPWFTFVGGTAVWAQHNGIADFGAVISGEAGAEVSGFILFEALQFTLNIGGASMTLPVGTLLMYMFLILVTTFFVTSADSSTLAVSMMTTGGKARPSTINRIFWGVVLGLTAAILMILGGTGSANTLQQAAIITGTPFAFVCLLALLSLIRDFGSNYGRVLLQEETVLTGSSRKRKSDAPGAGDPAESDDD, encoded by the coding sequence ATGAGTGACGCCGGGAAGGGGCGAATCGAGGAGTTCCGAGAGGAGATCGACCCCACCGTCTTCCTGTTCGGTGCGCTGCTGACAGTGGGTGTCATCGTCGCGTTCTTCGTCAGTCCGAACGCGGTCGAGAACGGCATCTCGTCGCTGAACGACACGCTGCTCGGGATGTTCAACTGGGCGCTCCTGCTGATCGTGTTCCTCGTGGTCGTCTTCCTGCTGTTTCTCATCGTCGGTCCGTGGGGTTCGATCAAACTCGGCGACGTGTCTCCCGAGTACAGTTTCTTTTCGTTCTTCTCGATGATCTACTCGGCGGGATTCGCCGCCGGCGTGGTGTTCTGGGGTCCGACCGAGGCGCTTTTCTACTACGCGAGTCCCTCGCCGCTGTTTGGGGGCGTAGAGGGGGGTTCGGCGGAGGCGATGACCATCGCCGTCCAACAGACCATGTTCCACTGGGCGCTCCCCCAACTGGCCGTGTTCACCATCATGGGAATCGCCATCGGGTACTTCGCGTACAACTACGAGAACGTCCCGCTTCGCGTCTCCTCGGCGCTGACGCCCATCATCGGCGCGGACAACCTCGACGGTCCGGCGGCGAAAGTCGTCGACATCCTCGCCGTCTTCGCGACCATCGGCGGGGTGGCGACGTCTTTGGGCTTCATCGGCAGCCAGTTCGTCACCGGGTTGGACTACCAGTGGGGAATTAGCATGGGGAACCTCGGCATCCTTCTCGTGGTGACGTTCATGACGCTGCTGTTCACGACGTCGATGGTGCTCGGCGTCGACAAGGGCATCCGCCGGCTCTCGAACTTCAACATGATTCTCTTCGTCGTCCTCATGGTGTCGACGTTCCTCGTCGGCCCGACGCTGTTCTTGCTGCTGCTCGGCACGCAGGCGTTCGGCGGGATGCTCTCGGACTTCGTCTCGATGAGCCTCTTCACCGGGGCGGGACCGATGGGCGCCGGGAACCCGGAGGCCACGAACTGGATGAACGCGTGGACGGTGTTCTACTGGGCGTGGGCACTCTCGTGGTCCCCGTTCGCGGGCCTGTTCATCGCCCGTATCTCCAAGGGCCGCACCGTCCGCGAAGTCGCGTTCACCGGCATCGTCGCGACGTCGGCGGCGACGATTCCGTGGTTCACGTTCGTCGGCGGCACCGCGGTCTGGGCCCAACACAACGGCATCGCGGACTTCGGCGCCGTCATCTCCGGCGAGGCGGGCGCGGAGGTGTCCGGCTTCATCCTCTTCGAGGCGTTGCAGTTCACGCTGAACATCGGCGGCGCTTCGATGACGCTCCCGGTGGGCACGCTCCTGATGTACATGTTCCTCATCCTCGTGACGACGTTCTTCGTCACCTCGGCCGACTCCTCGACGCTGGCCGTCTCGATGATGACGACCGGGGGCAAGGCGCGACCGTCGACCATCAACCGCATCTTCTGGGGCGTCGTCCTCGGACTGACCGCGGCGATACTGATGATTCTCGGCGGCACGGGAAGCGCGAACACGCTTCAGCAGGCGGCAATTATCACCGGCACGCCGTTCGCCTTCGTCTGTCTGCTCGCGTTGCTCTCGCTGATACGGGACTTCGGGTCGAACTACGGCCGCGTGCTCCTGCAGGAGGAGACGGTCCTCACGGGGTCGAGTCGAAAGCGAAAGTCGGACGCTCCCGGGGCCGGCGACCCGGCCGAATCGGACGACGACTGA
- a CDS encoding SIMPL domain-containing protein: protein MQRSFRTFVLPFAVAALVLMAGCLAPLQVDGGTGPANQVSDAESGRSISVSGNGEVTADADLAVVTVAVTATASSADEARGQVAADSERMRQALRDAGVADDAVSTAYFRVGPQYDYSGQERNMTGYQAVHAYTVEVAPDEAGEVIDVAVGNGASEVQQVTFTLTDETRADLRAEALNAAMDAARTDADTLAEAADLSITGVRSVSTTGGYQPVDTRVAYESADSAGGSTSFEPGPVTVTATVSVTYDAE from the coding sequence ATGCAACGTAGCTTCAGAACGTTCGTTCTCCCGTTCGCCGTCGCCGCACTCGTCCTGATGGCCGGCTGTCTCGCCCCCTTACAAGTCGACGGCGGGACCGGCCCCGCAAACCAAGTCTCCGACGCCGAGTCGGGGCGCAGCATCAGCGTCTCGGGGAACGGTGAGGTGACCGCCGACGCCGACCTCGCCGTCGTCACCGTCGCCGTGACCGCCACCGCGTCCTCGGCCGACGAGGCCCGCGGGCAGGTGGCCGCCGACTCCGAGCGGATGCGCCAAGCCCTCCGCGACGCCGGCGTCGCCGACGACGCGGTGTCGACCGCCTACTTCCGCGTCGGTCCGCAGTACGACTACAGCGGGCAGGAGCGCAACATGACCGGCTACCAGGCCGTCCACGCCTACACCGTCGAAGTCGCCCCCGACGAGGCGGGCGAGGTGATAGACGTCGCCGTCGGCAACGGCGCCAGCGAGGTCCAGCAGGTCACCTTCACGCTCACCGACGAGACCCGCGCCGACCTGCGCGCGGAAGCCCTGAACGCCGCCATGGACGCGGCCCGCACCGACGCCGACACGCTGGCCGAGGCGGCCGACCTCTCCATCACGGGCGTCCGCTCCGTCTCCACGACGGGCGGCTACCAACCCGTCGACACCCGCGTCGCCTACGAGAGCGCCGACTCGGCCGGCGGGAGCACCTCCTTCGAACCCGGCCCGGTGACGGTGACCGCGACGGTCAGCGTGACTTACGACGCCGAGTAG
- a CDS encoding DUF367 family protein, with protein sequence MTADTTERESAEYGVHVRYEGDDDPAKCTARKLASFDLAELHRSDRATPYGVVLNPHAERALSPADSDAKNVVALDCSWESAGEAMFSLPGEHRALPYLVAANPVNFGRPMQLTTVEALAAALCIFGRADRAEALLSKFTWGHTFLELNEEPLRRYADCANSTEIVEIQQEYLDRGESE encoded by the coding sequence GTGACCGCGGACACGACCGAGAGAGAGTCGGCAGAGTACGGCGTGCACGTCCGCTACGAGGGCGACGACGACCCAGCGAAGTGCACCGCCCGGAAACTCGCGTCGTTCGACCTCGCGGAACTGCACCGCTCGGACCGGGCGACGCCCTACGGGGTCGTGCTCAACCCGCACGCCGAGCGTGCGCTCTCGCCGGCCGACTCCGACGCGAAGAACGTCGTCGCCCTCGACTGCTCGTGGGAGTCGGCGGGCGAGGCGATGTTCTCCCTGCCGGGCGAGCACCGTGCGCTCCCCTACCTCGTCGCGGCCAACCCGGTCAACTTCGGGCGGCCGATGCAGCTAACCACGGTGGAAGCGCTCGCCGCGGCGCTGTGCATCTTCGGCCGCGCGGACCGCGCCGAGGCCCTGCTCTCGAAGTTCACGTGGGGCCACACCTTCTTGGAACTGAACGAGGAACCCCTCCGGCGGTACGCAGACTGCGCGAACTCGACGGAGATAGTCGAGATTCAACAGGAGTATCTGGACCGCGGGGAGTCCGAGTAG